The nucleotide sequence CATTTCATACTTGATCTACCATTGCACATAGCCCATATCAGGACCGTAAACCATGTGTTTAACTTGGATAACTACTTCCAAACTAAATGGCCGAAATGAGTTTTCTCCAGCTCAGCATTTCATTTGACGAACATTTACAGATCTGGATTGTACTTACCAGGGCAGACACAGTAAAATCTCTCGCATGCATCTTCTCAGTCAACCAGTCAACCTTTCTTCTTGTGTTCAAGAAAATAACTGCCTGGGTGATCGTAAGGGTCTCGTAAAGGTCACATAGCGTGTCCAACTTCCACTCCTACACAACCCAAAAAAGTTCATTAGAATTAGTTAGTTAGTAAAAAGCATacaagaatatatatatttttcaatcaTGTGTGGCACAGCATCTTGAGACCTAGTACACTGGACATTAAGAAAGAGGTCTGTTCTAGTCTCATTTCCGACCATGTGCTTTTGATCTTCCTTCTTTGTGATTAACCAGTACTAGCATGAACACCAGCTCTAGGCCCGAAAGCCTTGAGCTGATGATTTTAGCATGGTGCTTTTGAAAGAAGggaatgacatttttgttttgtatatacaTGGATGTTAACCAGCACCTCACCTCTCGCTCTACATTGATGTAAAACTGCTTGATTCCCTCCAGAGTCAGTTCCTCCTTTTTCACCAAAATTCGAACAGGTTCACGCATGAACTTGGTGGTCACCTCCAACACATCAGCAGGCATGGTGGCCGAAAGCAGCACAACCTGGTTAAACAAGCAAGTACAATATAACCGTCAAAAACAAgaatacattattaaacattacattCATGCAATTGGGAGACAGTGACTTGTGGCATTCTCAGGGGATCAACCAGCTTCTGGAGCACTTGCATAAAAGGAAGGCCATTTAAAGTGGGGTCCAAAAAGCTTGCGACATCTTTACAATGATGCTGCATTAGTGGAAAATAGTTAATGACTTAATTTTATGTAAAAGCAGGGCTCCAGTAAACGCTCTACTAAATGGTCGCATTTTTTGACCAGTTTGAGACAGCGCAACATTTTTACTGGATCATAAACCCATTCACAGAAAGAACAAATGACAGGCGAATGCtcttgttatgttttatttgacatatttacatGCGTCgtgtgaaaataaagaaaagtttCCCTGCGATTGTTCGGTGCTTCTCTCAGTGCACGCGTTTTCGTAAACTTTGGCTTTAAGCAATAAACGGTTACAATGGCTttaacttcactttatcagttaaaacaTGCGTATCGATCGAAATGCAATGGAGGCATGAATATACTTTTTGAAAGGCACAATTTCTTTTGGTTCAAATCAATTCAGATTACATTCTATTTAGCACCGATCAAAAACAAAGCTTCTCTGTAGACTCTGACTCTTAAATAAGCAGAACCACATCTCCTTTCATTAGGTTAACTTTTTTGTCAGTATCAGTAAAcattattttggggtaaatatTTAGGCCCCTAAATATTTTGCTAGCGCTCCTTAAATTTTCCGTCAGGGTCTGCAGTGCTCCAagtcaaaaaaaaaagtaaagccTGGAGCCCTGAAAAGATACATATGTCTTAGCATTAGGGTATGACCCACAGTAAATGCAACCAAACTGACTTTGTAACAAAGGGAGTCAAGGTCACAAATTTGCgttctgtaaaaacaaactttttgaaCTTCTGAACATCATTTAAACCACCATTTATGCAAGAAACCATTGTGTTAAATGTTGCTCTGGACCTTGAAACACAGGTCATGGGACATTAAGAGGTCTGACCCAGTTTCATTTCCAGTGCATGTCTAGTGCTCTCTCAGGGCCTTGACTTACTTGGATGTTTGTGCTTAATTTCTGGAAAATCTCATAAATTTGATCCTTGAACCCACGACTCAGCATTTCATCTGCTTCATCAAGGACAAACATCTTTATCCATTTGGGAGCTGcaggataaaaaaatctaattaaatcATCAGGGTAACCACCCCCTGCAATCAAGATGGTGGAAATGTATGATCAGCCAAGTAATTCTCTCCATTGCAGGTCAGTCCCGAAAGATGATAACATCACGTCATACTTAATCCCGACAGTCAATCCCTTACACAAGTCtgtttaaattcaaataatttaCTTACATAAGTACCTCCTGTTCAGCATGTCAAACACACGGCCTGGCGTGCCAACAACAATGTGTGGAGCTTCAGCCTGCAATTTTTGCATTTCGTTCCGCACGTTTGTACCTCCAATGCAGGCATGGCAAGAAGCACCCATGTAGTCGCCCAAGGCCAAGATGACCTTCTGAATCTACAGAGGCAATGGATGAAGGTacatagtttatttatacagttaaataaaataaacatggcTTCATGGTACTTGTTCTCATTGAGAACAATGAGTGGACAAGTGTGATCAGTTGAAAAGGTAGTCTCCATGACAGGTCAGTCCCGAAAGATGATACCATCATTTCACACTTGTCCACAGAGCTGCATGGTTACAATAATTCTATGGACATGTTTCTATAAGAGACATACTCCTGGCAATTACAGAATGAATGACAATTAACTAGCTACATAAATGCCTCCCGctgtaaatgttaacaaatttgcaaacataaaaacaccCACAATTAGTGATTGATGTGGCAGGAAGAACAGCAAAATGAATACCTTGTATTGAGCTACTGCCAGAATATGCCGCCTTGGTCTGAGACACATTTAAGTTTATCATGACCTCAGGACCAGCATACCTGCTGAGCAAGCTCTCGGGTTGGTGCCAGGACCAAAGCCTGAGTCTCTTTCTGCTCAATCTCCAGTTGCTGCAGGATGGAAATGGCAAATGTGGCTGTTTTACCAGTACCTGACTGGGCCTGAGCAATAACATCATAACCTatgaagtaataaaaacaaagatttaataCAGGCAAATCTATTGATATGTTATTGCTTTCAAAGAAACTTGCAGATCAAACAACATTACCCTTACattacaacatttcaaaca is from Triplophysa dalaica isolate WHDGS20190420 chromosome 3, ASM1584641v1, whole genome shotgun sequence and encodes:
- the eif4a2 gene encoding eukaryotic initiation factor 4A-II; translated protein: MSSGSADYNSSRDRDHGGPEGMEPDGVIESNWNEITDNFDDMSLKETLLRGIYAYGFEKPSAIQQRAIIPCIKGYDVIAQAQSGTGKTATFAISILQQLEIEQKETQALVLAPTRELAQQIQKVILALGDYMGASCHACIGGTNVRNEMQKLQAEAPHIVVGTPGRVFDMLNRRYLSPKWIKMFVLDEADEMLSRGFKDQIYEIFQKLSTNIQVVLLSATMPADVLEVTTKFMREPVRILVKKEELTLEGIKQFYINVEREEWKLDTLCDLYETLTITQAVIFLNTRRKVDWLTEKMHARDFTVSALHGDMDQKERDIIMREFRSGSSRVLITTDLLARGIDVQQVSLVINYDLPTNRENYIHRIGRGGRFGRKGVAINFVTEEDKRILRDIETFYNTTVEEMPMNVADLI